From a single Diceros bicornis minor isolate mBicDic1 chromosome 6, mDicBic1.mat.cur, whole genome shotgun sequence genomic region:
- the CHUK gene encoding inhibitor of nuclear factor kappa-B kinase subunit alpha isoform X1, which yields MERPPGLRPGAGGPWEMRERLGTGGFGNVCLYQHRELDLKIAIKSCRLELSTKNRERWCHEIQIMKKLNHANVVKACDVPEELNFLINDVPLLAMEYCSGGDLRKLLNKPENCCGLKESQILSLLSDIGSGIRYLHENKIIHRDLKPENIVLQDVGGKILHKIIDLGYAKDVDQGSLCTSFVGTLQYLAPELFENKPYTATVDYWSFGTMVFECIAGYRPFLHHLQPFTWHEKIKKKDPKCIFACEEMTGEVQFSSHLPQPNSLCSLIVEPMEHWLQLMLNWDPQQRGGPVDLTLKQPRCFLLMDHILNLKIVHILNMTSAKIISFLLPPDESLHSLQSRIERETGINTGSQELLSETGISLDPRKPASQCVLDGVRGCDSYMVYLFDKSKTVYEGPFASRSLSDCVNYIVQDSKIQLPIIQLRKVWAEAVHYVSGLKEDYSRLFQGQRAAMLSLLRYNANLTKMKNTLISASQQLKAKLEFFHKSIQLDLERYSEQMTYGISSEKMLKAWKEMEEKAIHYAEVGIIGYLEDQIMSLHTEIMELQKSPYGRRQGDLMESLEQRAIDLYKQLKHRPSDHSYSDSTEMVKIIVHTVQSQDRVLKELFGHLSKLLGCKQKIIDLLPKVEMALSNIKEADNTVMFMQGKRQKEIWHLLKIACTQSSARSLVGSSLEGAVTPQASAWLPPTSAEREHPLSCVVTPQDGETLAQMIEENLNCLGHLSTIIREANEEQGSSMMNLDWSWLTE from the exons GTTGAACCACGCCAATGTTGTAAAGGCCTGTGATgttcctgaggaattgaattttttgATTAATGATGTGCCTCTTCTGGCAATGGAATACTGTTCGGGAGGAGACCTTCGGAAG ctactCAACAAACCAGAAAATTGCTGTGGACTTAAAGAAAGCCAGATACTTTCTTTACTGAGTGATATAG ggTCTGGAATCCGATATTTgcatgaaaacaaaattatacaTCGTGATCTAAAACCTGAAAACATAGTTCTTCAGGATGTTGGTGGAAAG ATTTTGCATAAAATAATTGATCTGGGATATGCCAAAGATGTTGATCAGGGAAGCCTGTGTACATCTTTTGTGGGAACATTGCAGTATCTG GCCCCAGAACTCTTTGAGAATAAGCCTTACACAGCCACTGTTGATTATTGGAGCTTTGGGACCATGGTGTTTGAATGTATTGCTGGATATAGGCCTTTTTTGCATCATCTGCAGCCGTTTACCTG gcaTGAGAAGATTAAGAAGAAGGATCCAAAATGTATATTTGCATGTGAAGAGATGACAGGAGAAGTTCAGTTTAGTAGCCATTTACCTCAACCAAATAGCCTTTGTAG TTTAATAGTAGAACCCATGGAACACTGGCTACAGTTGATGCTGAATTGGGATCCTCAGCAGAGAGGAGGACCTGTTGATCTAACTTTGAAGCAGCCAAGATGTTTTTTATTAATGGATCACATTCTGAATTTGAAG ATAGTACACATCCTAAATATGACTTCTGCAAAGATAATTTCTTTTCTGTTACCACCCGATGAAAGTCTTCATTCACTGCAGTCTCGTATTGAGCGTGAAACTGGAATAAATACTGGTTCTCAAGAGCTTCTTTCAGAGACAGGAATTTCTCTGGATCCTCGGAAACCAGCCTCTCAATGTGTTCTAGATGGAGTG agaGGCTGTGATAGCTATATGGTTTATTTGTTTGATAAAAGTAAGACTGTATATGAAGGACCATTTGCTTCCAGAAGTTTATCTGACTGTGTAAATTATATTG TACAGGACAGCAAAATACAGCTTCCAATTATACAGCTGCGTAAAGTATGGGCTGAAGCAGTACACTATGTGTCTGGGCTAAAAGAAGACTACAGCAGGCTCTTTCAGGGACAAAGAGCAGCAAT GTTAAGTCTTCTTAGATATAATGCTAACTTGACAAAAATGAAGAACACTTTGATCTCAGCATCTCAGCAACTGAAAGCTAAATTGGAGTTTTTCCACAAAAGCATTCAGCTTGACTTGGAAAGATATAGTGAGCAGATGACTTATGGGATAT cttcagaaaaaatgttaaaagcttggaaggaaatggaagaaaaggCTATCCATTATGCTGAG GTGGGTATCATTGGATACCTGGAGGATCAGATCATGTCCCTGCACACTGAAATCATGGAGCTACAGAAGAGCCCTTATGGAAGACGTCAGGGAGACTTGATGGAATCTCT gGAACAGCGTGCTATCGATCTATATAAGCAGCTAAAGCACAGACCTTCAG ATCACTCCTACAGCGACAGCACAGAGATGGTGAAGATCATTGTGCATACTGTGCAGAGTCAGGACCGGGTTCTCAAGGAGCTGTTTGGTCATCTGAG CAAGTTGTTGGGCTGTAAGCAGAAGATTATCGATCTACTGCCCAAGGTGGAAATGGCCCTCAGTAACATCAAAGAAGCTGACAATACTGTCATGTTTATGCagggaaagaggcagaaagaaataTGGCATCTCCTTAAAATTGCCTGT acaCAGAGTTCTGCCCGGTCCCTTGTAGGATCCAGTCTAGAAGGTGCAGTAACCCCTCAGGCATCAGCATGGCTACCCCCAACTTCAGCAGAACGTGAACATCCTCTGTCATGCGTGGTAACTCCTCAAGATGG GGAGACTTTAGCACAAATGATAGAAGAAAATTTGAACTGTCTTGGCCATTTAAGCACTATTATTCGTGAAGCAAATGAGGAACAGGGCAGTAGTATGATG AATCTTGATTGGAGTTGGTTAACAGAATGA
- the CHUK gene encoding inhibitor of nuclear factor kappa-B kinase subunit alpha isoform X3 has product MFKNLHRLNHANVVKACDVPEELNFLINDVPLLAMEYCSGGDLRKLLNKPENCCGLKESQILSLLSDIGSGIRYLHENKIIHRDLKPENIVLQDVGGKILHKIIDLGYAKDVDQGSLCTSFVGTLQYLAPELFENKPYTATVDYWSFGTMVFECIAGYRPFLHHLQPFTWHEKIKKKDPKCIFACEEMTGEVQFSSHLPQPNSLCSLIVEPMEHWLQLMLNWDPQQRGGPVDLTLKQPRCFLLMDHILNLKIVHILNMTSAKIISFLLPPDESLHSLQSRIERETGINTGSQELLSETGISLDPRKPASQCVLDGVRGCDSYMVYLFDKSKTVYEGPFASRSLSDCVNYIVQDSKIQLPIIQLRKVWAEAVHYVSGLKEDYSRLFQGQRAAMLSLLRYNANLTKMKNTLISASQQLKAKLEFFHKSIQLDLERYSEQMTYGISSEKMLKAWKEMEEKAIHYAEVGIIGYLEDQIMSLHTEIMELQKSPYGRRQGDLMESLEQRAIDLYKQLKHRPSDHSYSDSTEMVKIIVHTVQSQDRVLKELFGHLSKLLGCKQKIIDLLPKVEMALSNIKEADNTVMFMQGKRQKEIWHLLKIACTQSSARSLVGSSLEGAVTPQASAWLPPTSAEREHPLSCVVTPQDGETLAQMIEENLNCLGHLSTIIREANEEQGSSMMNLDWSWLTE; this is encoded by the exons GTTGAACCACGCCAATGTTGTAAAGGCCTGTGATgttcctgaggaattgaattttttgATTAATGATGTGCCTCTTCTGGCAATGGAATACTGTTCGGGAGGAGACCTTCGGAAG ctactCAACAAACCAGAAAATTGCTGTGGACTTAAAGAAAGCCAGATACTTTCTTTACTGAGTGATATAG ggTCTGGAATCCGATATTTgcatgaaaacaaaattatacaTCGTGATCTAAAACCTGAAAACATAGTTCTTCAGGATGTTGGTGGAAAG ATTTTGCATAAAATAATTGATCTGGGATATGCCAAAGATGTTGATCAGGGAAGCCTGTGTACATCTTTTGTGGGAACATTGCAGTATCTG GCCCCAGAACTCTTTGAGAATAAGCCTTACACAGCCACTGTTGATTATTGGAGCTTTGGGACCATGGTGTTTGAATGTATTGCTGGATATAGGCCTTTTTTGCATCATCTGCAGCCGTTTACCTG gcaTGAGAAGATTAAGAAGAAGGATCCAAAATGTATATTTGCATGTGAAGAGATGACAGGAGAAGTTCAGTTTAGTAGCCATTTACCTCAACCAAATAGCCTTTGTAG TTTAATAGTAGAACCCATGGAACACTGGCTACAGTTGATGCTGAATTGGGATCCTCAGCAGAGAGGAGGACCTGTTGATCTAACTTTGAAGCAGCCAAGATGTTTTTTATTAATGGATCACATTCTGAATTTGAAG ATAGTACACATCCTAAATATGACTTCTGCAAAGATAATTTCTTTTCTGTTACCACCCGATGAAAGTCTTCATTCACTGCAGTCTCGTATTGAGCGTGAAACTGGAATAAATACTGGTTCTCAAGAGCTTCTTTCAGAGACAGGAATTTCTCTGGATCCTCGGAAACCAGCCTCTCAATGTGTTCTAGATGGAGTG agaGGCTGTGATAGCTATATGGTTTATTTGTTTGATAAAAGTAAGACTGTATATGAAGGACCATTTGCTTCCAGAAGTTTATCTGACTGTGTAAATTATATTG TACAGGACAGCAAAATACAGCTTCCAATTATACAGCTGCGTAAAGTATGGGCTGAAGCAGTACACTATGTGTCTGGGCTAAAAGAAGACTACAGCAGGCTCTTTCAGGGACAAAGAGCAGCAAT GTTAAGTCTTCTTAGATATAATGCTAACTTGACAAAAATGAAGAACACTTTGATCTCAGCATCTCAGCAACTGAAAGCTAAATTGGAGTTTTTCCACAAAAGCATTCAGCTTGACTTGGAAAGATATAGTGAGCAGATGACTTATGGGATAT cttcagaaaaaatgttaaaagcttggaaggaaatggaagaaaaggCTATCCATTATGCTGAG GTGGGTATCATTGGATACCTGGAGGATCAGATCATGTCCCTGCACACTGAAATCATGGAGCTACAGAAGAGCCCTTATGGAAGACGTCAGGGAGACTTGATGGAATCTCT gGAACAGCGTGCTATCGATCTATATAAGCAGCTAAAGCACAGACCTTCAG ATCACTCCTACAGCGACAGCACAGAGATGGTGAAGATCATTGTGCATACTGTGCAGAGTCAGGACCGGGTTCTCAAGGAGCTGTTTGGTCATCTGAG CAAGTTGTTGGGCTGTAAGCAGAAGATTATCGATCTACTGCCCAAGGTGGAAATGGCCCTCAGTAACATCAAAGAAGCTGACAATACTGTCATGTTTATGCagggaaagaggcagaaagaaataTGGCATCTCCTTAAAATTGCCTGT acaCAGAGTTCTGCCCGGTCCCTTGTAGGATCCAGTCTAGAAGGTGCAGTAACCCCTCAGGCATCAGCATGGCTACCCCCAACTTCAGCAGAACGTGAACATCCTCTGTCATGCGTGGTAACTCCTCAAGATGG GGAGACTTTAGCACAAATGATAGAAGAAAATTTGAACTGTCTTGGCCATTTAAGCACTATTATTCGTGAAGCAAATGAGGAACAGGGCAGTAGTATGATG AATCTTGATTGGAGTTGGTTAACAGAATGA
- the CHUK gene encoding inhibitor of nuclear factor kappa-B kinase subunit alpha isoform X2 codes for MERPPGLRPGAGGPWEMRERLGTGGFGNVCLYQHRELDLKIAIKSCRLELSTKNRERWCHEIQIMKKLNHANVVKACDVPEELNFLINDVPLLAMEYCSGGDLRKLLNKPENCCGLKESQILSLLSDIGSGIRYLHENKIIHRDLKPENIVLQDVGGKILHKIIDLGYAKDVDQGSLCTSFVGTLQYLAPELFENKPYTATVDYWSFGTMVFECIAGYRPFLHHLQPFTWHEKIKKKDPKCIFACEEMTGEVQFSSHLPQPNSLCSLIVEPMEHWLQLMLNWDPQQRGGPVDLTLKQPRCFLLMDHILNLKIVHILNMTSAKIISFLLPPDESLHSLQSRIERETGINTGSQELLSETGISLDPRKPASQCVLDGVRGCDSYMVYLFDKSKTVYEGPFASRSLSDCVNYIVQDSKIQLPIIQLRKVWAEAVHYVSGLKEDYSRLFQGQRAAMLSLLRYNANLTKMKNTLISASQQLKAKLEFFHKSIQLDLERYSEQMTYGISSEKMLKAWKEMEEKAIHYAEVGIIGYLEDQIMSLHTEIMELQKSPYGRRQGDLMESLEQRAIDLYKQLKHRPSDHSYSDSTEMVKIIVHTVQSQDRVLKELFGHLSKLLGCKQKIIDLLPKVEMALSNIKEADNTVMFMQGKRQKEIWHLLKIACTQSSARSLVGSSLEGAVTPQASAWLPPTSAEREHPLSCVGDFSTNDRRKFELSWPFKHYYS; via the exons GTTGAACCACGCCAATGTTGTAAAGGCCTGTGATgttcctgaggaattgaattttttgATTAATGATGTGCCTCTTCTGGCAATGGAATACTGTTCGGGAGGAGACCTTCGGAAG ctactCAACAAACCAGAAAATTGCTGTGGACTTAAAGAAAGCCAGATACTTTCTTTACTGAGTGATATAG ggTCTGGAATCCGATATTTgcatgaaaacaaaattatacaTCGTGATCTAAAACCTGAAAACATAGTTCTTCAGGATGTTGGTGGAAAG ATTTTGCATAAAATAATTGATCTGGGATATGCCAAAGATGTTGATCAGGGAAGCCTGTGTACATCTTTTGTGGGAACATTGCAGTATCTG GCCCCAGAACTCTTTGAGAATAAGCCTTACACAGCCACTGTTGATTATTGGAGCTTTGGGACCATGGTGTTTGAATGTATTGCTGGATATAGGCCTTTTTTGCATCATCTGCAGCCGTTTACCTG gcaTGAGAAGATTAAGAAGAAGGATCCAAAATGTATATTTGCATGTGAAGAGATGACAGGAGAAGTTCAGTTTAGTAGCCATTTACCTCAACCAAATAGCCTTTGTAG TTTAATAGTAGAACCCATGGAACACTGGCTACAGTTGATGCTGAATTGGGATCCTCAGCAGAGAGGAGGACCTGTTGATCTAACTTTGAAGCAGCCAAGATGTTTTTTATTAATGGATCACATTCTGAATTTGAAG ATAGTACACATCCTAAATATGACTTCTGCAAAGATAATTTCTTTTCTGTTACCACCCGATGAAAGTCTTCATTCACTGCAGTCTCGTATTGAGCGTGAAACTGGAATAAATACTGGTTCTCAAGAGCTTCTTTCAGAGACAGGAATTTCTCTGGATCCTCGGAAACCAGCCTCTCAATGTGTTCTAGATGGAGTG agaGGCTGTGATAGCTATATGGTTTATTTGTTTGATAAAAGTAAGACTGTATATGAAGGACCATTTGCTTCCAGAAGTTTATCTGACTGTGTAAATTATATTG TACAGGACAGCAAAATACAGCTTCCAATTATACAGCTGCGTAAAGTATGGGCTGAAGCAGTACACTATGTGTCTGGGCTAAAAGAAGACTACAGCAGGCTCTTTCAGGGACAAAGAGCAGCAAT GTTAAGTCTTCTTAGATATAATGCTAACTTGACAAAAATGAAGAACACTTTGATCTCAGCATCTCAGCAACTGAAAGCTAAATTGGAGTTTTTCCACAAAAGCATTCAGCTTGACTTGGAAAGATATAGTGAGCAGATGACTTATGGGATAT cttcagaaaaaatgttaaaagcttggaaggaaatggaagaaaaggCTATCCATTATGCTGAG GTGGGTATCATTGGATACCTGGAGGATCAGATCATGTCCCTGCACACTGAAATCATGGAGCTACAGAAGAGCCCTTATGGAAGACGTCAGGGAGACTTGATGGAATCTCT gGAACAGCGTGCTATCGATCTATATAAGCAGCTAAAGCACAGACCTTCAG ATCACTCCTACAGCGACAGCACAGAGATGGTGAAGATCATTGTGCATACTGTGCAGAGTCAGGACCGGGTTCTCAAGGAGCTGTTTGGTCATCTGAG CAAGTTGTTGGGCTGTAAGCAGAAGATTATCGATCTACTGCCCAAGGTGGAAATGGCCCTCAGTAACATCAAAGAAGCTGACAATACTGTCATGTTTATGCagggaaagaggcagaaagaaataTGGCATCTCCTTAAAATTGCCTGT acaCAGAGTTCTGCCCGGTCCCTTGTAGGATCCAGTCTAGAAGGTGCAGTAACCCCTCAGGCATCAGCATGGCTACCCCCAACTTCAGCAGAACGTGAACATCCTCTGTCATGCGTG GGAGACTTTAGCACAAATGATAGAAGAAAATTTGAACTGTCTTGGCCATTTAAGCACTATTATTCGTGA